From Blastocatellia bacterium, one genomic window encodes:
- a CDS encoding lipid-binding SYLF domain-containing protein, with the protein MKSLLTALLLLVLISPLALAAGKRSDEVQRLERAAQVFKEVMGTPDKAIPDDLLDRAECVAVIPGLKKGALGFGGKYGKGVVMCRKSNRHWTAPSFITVEGGSVGFQIGFSQTDVVLLVMNRKGIDKLIGDKFTLGADASVAAGPVGRTANAQTDVQMHAEILGYSRAKGLFAGVSLEGATLRQDADNIRDFYGEAIDPRKILLDGTVAMPAEGRPLAAALAHESPRKQK; encoded by the coding sequence ATGAAATCTCTGCTCACAGCTCTGCTGTTGCTCGTGCTCATCTCCCCTCTGGCGTTGGCTGCTGGTAAGCGCTCGGATGAAGTGCAGCGCTTGGAGCGCGCCGCCCAGGTCTTCAAAGAAGTCATGGGGACGCCGGATAAGGCCATCCCCGACGACCTGCTCGACCGCGCCGAATGTGTCGCCGTCATCCCCGGCCTTAAGAAAGGCGCTCTCGGTTTCGGCGGCAAGTATGGCAAAGGCGTCGTCATGTGCCGCAAGTCGAATCGTCACTGGACCGCGCCGTCGTTCATCACCGTCGAAGGCGGCAGCGTCGGCTTCCAGATCGGCTTCTCACAAACTGATGTCGTCCTGCTGGTCATGAACCGCAAAGGCATCGATAAGCTGATCGGCGACAAGTTCACGCTCGGCGCCGATGCTTCGGTGGCCGCAGGGCCGGTGGGCCGCACCGCCAATGCGCAAACCGACGTGCAGATGCACGCAGAGATTCTCGGCTACTCGCGCGCCAAGGGATTGTTTGCCGGCGTCAGCCTCGAAGGCGCAACCCTGCGGCAGGATGCCGACAACATCCGCGACTTCTATGGCGAAGCCATTGATCCGCGCAAGATCCTCCTCGACGGCACGGTGGCCATGCCCGCAGAGGGCCGCCCGCTAGCCGCCGCTCTGGCGCACGAATCGCCGCGCAAGCAGAAGTGA
- a CDS encoding cupin domain-containing protein → MEGLHGGAAVISDEGYTHTEGVRRYRIPVSRAMGARDIAQAVSVYGEGLSAAWRNPIAEEVLYVASGEGACLIDGHRYPLAPGTAVYLPPASTCQIDSRGGLVIISVRCPEDDSQTVEAVSALPLDTKPLRTLREADQKSIPTGDRTFKLLFNQETGASRVTQFIGVIPPGRAPLHHHTYEEAIYILEGEGRVWTQSGDASFRAGSSIYLPRGVSHALENTGTTNVRLLGVFHPSGSPATRYDDEA, encoded by the coding sequence ATGGAAGGCTTGCATGGTGGCGCTGCGGTCATTAGTGACGAAGGCTACACACACACAGAAGGCGTGCGGCGCTATCGCATTCCCGTGTCCAGGGCGATGGGGGCGCGCGACATCGCGCAGGCGGTGAGCGTTTATGGCGAAGGGCTATCGGCGGCCTGGCGCAACCCGATTGCCGAAGAAGTCCTTTATGTCGCGAGCGGCGAGGGCGCTTGTTTGATTGACGGGCATCGTTACCCGCTCGCGCCGGGCACGGCGGTTTATCTGCCGCCCGCAAGCACCTGCCAGATAGACAGCCGCGGCGGGCTTGTCATCATCAGCGTGCGCTGTCCCGAAGACGATTCGCAAACAGTCGAGGCGGTTAGCGCCCTGCCGCTCGACACTAAACCGTTGCGCACCCTGCGCGAAGCGGATCAAAAATCGATTCCGACCGGCGACCGCACGTTCAAGCTGCTCTTCAATCAGGAAACCGGCGCCAGCCGCGTCACGCAATTCATTGGCGTCATCCCGCCAGGCCGCGCGCCGTTGCATCACCACACCTATGAAGAAGCGATTTACATTCTTGAAGGCGAGGGGCGGGTGTGGACGCAATCAGGTGACGCAAGCTTCCGAGCCGGTTCGAGCATCTACCTGCCGCGCGGCGTCAGCCACGCGCTTGAAAACACCGGCACCACAAACGTCCGCTTGCTCGGCGTCTTTCATCCTTCGGGAAGTCCGGCGACGCGCTACGATGATGAAGCATAA
- the solA gene encoding N-methyl-L-tryptophan oxidase, protein MTACRVIKSCRIMQGFDVVIIGAGVMGAAAACEVAGRGARVALIDQARLPNPRAASTDHSKVFRFAYPDTLYAGLAVESLAGWQAIEQEMGAHLLTPTGLLLMGKAESRLESETAAALRTLGLEAEMMTSAETAARFPQFNPAAFAHAVLDPSGAITHAERAVTTLIALAQRRGVTVIESARVTDIESAAGAKVRILTETGEALECRRALVASGPWTRRLLPALAPHLVTTRQEIVYFEPRRDHEAFAVGRLPIFIDFGSGFYGFPIHHANAIKIGNHHRGQAVEMDEEPVVGEAFIARCREFFAEFIPGLADAEVRETRVCIYNNTPDEDFIVDWHTEIESLLLATGFSGHGFKFGPVIGRITADLLLNGRTHYDIRRFRLARFAQ, encoded by the coding sequence ATGACGGCATGCCGTGTGATAAAATCCTGCCGCATTATGCAAGGCTTCGACGTTGTCATCATCGGCGCGGGAGTGATGGGCGCGGCTGCCGCTTGCGAAGTCGCGGGCCGTGGCGCGCGCGTCGCCCTCATCGATCAAGCGCGGCTGCCCAACCCGCGCGCCGCCTCGACAGATCATTCCAAAGTCTTCCGCTTCGCTTACCCCGATACCTTGTATGCGGGGCTCGCGGTCGAATCGCTCGCCGGCTGGCAGGCCATTGAACAGGAGATGGGCGCGCATCTGCTGACGCCGACCGGCCTGCTGCTGATGGGCAAGGCCGAATCGCGGCTGGAAAGCGAAACCGCGGCGGCGCTACGGACGCTGGGGCTTGAAGCCGAGATGATGACGAGCGCCGAAACCGCGGCGCGCTTCCCACAATTCAACCCCGCGGCTTTCGCCCACGCCGTGCTAGACCCAAGCGGCGCAATCACCCATGCCGAGCGCGCCGTTACCACTCTGATCGCGCTGGCGCAGCGGCGCGGCGTCACGGTCATCGAATCCGCTCGTGTCACCGATATTGAATCGGCAGCCGGCGCGAAAGTAAGAATCCTTACAGAGACGGGCGAGGCGCTGGAATGCAGGCGCGCTCTGGTCGCTTCAGGGCCGTGGACGCGCCGATTGTTGCCGGCGCTCGCCCCGCACCTCGTGACGACGCGCCAGGAGATCGTCTACTTCGAGCCGCGCCGCGATCACGAAGCGTTCGCCGTCGGGCGCTTGCCGATCTTCATCGATTTCGGCAGCGGCTTTTACGGCTTCCCGATCCATCACGCCAACGCCATAAAGATCGGCAATCATCACCGTGGCCAGGCCGTAGAGATGGACGAAGAGCCCGTCGTAGGCGAAGCGTTTATCGCGCGCTGTCGCGAGTTCTTCGCCGAGTTCATTCCAGGGCTTGCCGACGCCGAGGTGCGCGAAACCCGCGTCTGTATTTATAACAACACGCCGGACGAAGACTTCATCGTTGATTGGCATACAGAGATTGAAAGCCTGTTGCTGGCGACCGGCTTTTCGGGCCACGGCTTTAAGTTCGGCCCGGTGATTGGCCGTATCACCGCCGACTTGTTGCTGAACGGTCGGACCCATTACGACATCAGGCGATTCCGCCTGGCGCGCTTCGCGCAATGA
- a CDS encoding sigma-70 family RNA polymerase sigma factor, with translation MGENSLTTDSHSVAALVEQSRAGDADAFTVLVRRFQDMAVGYGYALLHDFQLAEDAAQEAFFEAYRSLDQLREPAAFAGWFRRIVFKQCDRIIRHKPPPPAPLEAFGMRATGPSQAEVLEQREMNERVLRAVEQLTEHERATLLLFYISGYSHKEVGAFLGVPVTTVKKRLHDGRHHLRERLLEVFEENLRERRPSRDESFAARVMVLLKAARAGDTAAVKALLESDPRLLTARDPLGNTALILAVNSGHYEVAELLRAAGCEPDVYEAAAIGHAARVAELIERDARALDSYSPEGFTPLMLAAHFGHTEAVELLLARGANVNAVARHEMRVTALHAALFGRQVKAARRLIEAGADVNAKRAGAGWPRAGWTALHYAAGSGSVELIELLIARGAQLSARDAQGRTPLDVAAEEKQQAAEIILRRFGPPE, from the coding sequence ATGGGCGAGAACAGCTTGACGACCGATTCGCACAGCGTTGCCGCGCTCGTCGAGCAGAGCCGGGCGGGTGACGCGGACGCTTTTACCGTGCTGGTGCGGCGCTTTCAAGACATGGCCGTCGGCTATGGCTATGCCCTGTTACATGACTTTCAACTCGCCGAAGACGCGGCGCAGGAAGCCTTCTTCGAAGCCTATCGCTCGCTCGACCAACTGCGCGAGCCGGCGGCGTTCGCGGGCTGGTTCCGGCGCATCGTCTTCAAGCAGTGCGACCGCATCATTCGCCACAAGCCGCCGCCGCCCGCGCCGCTTGAAGCATTCGGGATGCGAGCGACTGGCCCCTCGCAAGCCGAGGTACTGGAGCAGCGAGAGATGAATGAGCGCGTGCTCCGCGCTGTCGAGCAATTGACCGAACACGAGCGCGCGACACTGCTGCTCTTTTACATCAGCGGCTATTCACACAAAGAGGTCGGCGCCTTTCTCGGCGTGCCGGTGACGACGGTGAAGAAACGATTGCACGACGGGCGCCACCACCTGCGCGAGCGTTTGCTTGAGGTCTTTGAAGAGAACCTGCGCGAGCGCCGACCGTCGCGCGATGAATCGTTCGCGGCCCGTGTTATGGTGTTGTTGAAAGCCGCGCGCGCCGGCGACACGGCGGCGGTGAAGGCGCTGCTCGAAAGCGACCCGCGTTTGCTTACGGCGCGCGACCCGCTCGGCAACACGGCGCTCATCCTCGCGGTGAACTCAGGCCATTACGAAGTCGCTGAGTTGCTGCGCGCCGCCGGCTGCGAGCCGGACGTTTATGAGGCCGCCGCGATTGGCCACGCGGCGCGCGTCGCCGAGTTGATCGAGCGCGACGCGCGCGCGCTTGATTCGTACTCGCCCGAAGGCTTCACGCCGCTGATGCTGGCAGCCCACTTCGGCCACACAGAAGCGGTCGAGTTGCTCCTGGCGCGCGGTGCGAACGTCAACGCTGTCGCCCGGCACGAGATGCGCGTGACGGCGCTGCATGCCGCCTTATTCGGACGCCAGGTCAAAGCGGCGCGCCGACTCATCGAAGCCGGCGCCGACGTGAACGCGAAGCGTGCCGGCGCGGGCTGGCCGCGCGCCGGGTGGACGGCGCTGCATTACGCCGCCGGCTCCGGCTCTGTCGAGTTGATAGAACTACTCATCGCGCGCGGCGCTCAGTTGAGCGCGCGGGACGCTCAGGGACGCACGCCGCTCGACGTGGCGGCAGAGGAAAAACAACAGGCCGCCGAAATCATCTTGCGCAGGTTTGGGCCGCCTGAATGA
- a CDS encoding ankyrin repeat domain-containing protein: MNDRSKGGAGSETKRTGKQLITVLRLVCCAALVFSTTPAAQKDNKMSDEFLTAVTNGDAARVKEMLKTDAALARVTDKNGTSAVLLATYHGKREVAEALLATGIELNVFEAAATGRTDRVRALLEKAPRLVNTYAPDGFYPLGLAVFFGHAETTRLLIESGADVNQIAHNAMKVRPLHSAAAARQPELSKLLIARGADVNAAQQAGFTALHEAAATGQMELARLLLAHGAQIDARSDAGKTALTYAIENGQTEMAKFLESAGATR, translated from the coding sequence ATGAACGACAGATCGAAAGGCGGGGCCGGGTCGGAAACCAAACGCACAGGCAAGCAATTGATAACTGTGCTGCGGCTGGTCTGCTGCGCGGCGCTGGTTTTTTCAACGACGCCGGCGGCGCAAAAGGACAACAAGATGAGTGACGAATTCTTGACCGCTGTGACGAACGGCGACGCGGCGCGCGTCAAAGAGATGCTCAAAACGGACGCCGCACTTGCCCGCGTCACGGATAAGAACGGCACGTCAGCCGTGCTGCTGGCGACCTATCACGGCAAACGCGAAGTCGCCGAGGCGCTGCTCGCAACCGGCATCGAGTTGAACGTCTTTGAAGCGGCGGCGACAGGCCGGACCGACAGGGTTCGCGCCCTGCTCGAAAAAGCCCCGCGCTTAGTGAACACGTACGCGCCGGACGGATTTTACCCGCTCGGGCTCGCGGTCTTCTTCGGCCACGCGGAGACGACTCGGCTGCTCATCGAGAGCGGCGCGGATGTCAACCAGATAGCGCACAACGCGATGAAAGTGCGTCCGCTGCATTCGGCGGCGGCGGCGCGTCAGCCTGAGTTATCCAAGTTACTAATCGCCCGCGGGGCGGACGTGAACGCGGCACAGCAGGCGGGCTTTACGGCGCTGCACGAAGCCGCCGCCACCGGCCAGATGGAACTCGCGCGCTTGCTCCTGGCGCACGGCGCGCAGATCGACGCCCGCAGCGACGCCGGCAAGACGGCGCTCACCTACGCGATTGAAAACGGCCAGACGGAGATGGCTAAATTCCTCGAATCCGCCGGCGCAACGCGGTAG
- a CDS encoding S9 family peptidase codes for MKRQLILLALLLVLPLGAAQAQKRAFSIEDLYRVKAIPDVHLSPDGRTILYTVSTSDLARAKRLTQIWLMDADGRNARQITQGDKSSSSPVYSPDGRWIAFISDRDGSPNLYVMAATGGEARRVTNISTGVADPLWSPDGKWLAFSTDVYPECNGDDACNKRIAEAWSNGPLKAHMADSLLYRHWTDWKDGMRTHVFLADVASGGVRDLTPGDYDSPTFQLGGPLQYDFSPDGAEFVYVSNHDKTPASSTNNDLWLISLKDRSAPPRNITASNPAFDGSPKYSPDGRYIAYRMQRQPAYESDLFRLALYDRKSGQSTVLTEDYRDWIEDYQWAEDSRTIYFSGPLKGNQPIQRLDINSRAIKPVLTDATILASDINGGRLVYARSAVGSPVEIYGANISNGAATTPVRLTNINEALASEVDIRPAEQMWVEGADGQKVHVFVVKPHNFDPSKKYPLIINVHGGPQSQWSDAFRGDWQVYPGAGYVVAFPNPHGSTGYGQDYTAEISGDWGGKVYEDVMKVTDALQKLPYVDANRMGAMGWSYGGYFMNWVEGHTDRYKAIATMMGLFDLKAMFGATEELWFPEWDLKGQPWNSDLYEKWSPSNYVQNFKTPCLVISGERDYRVPYTQSLEMFTALQKMGVPSRLIIYANAGHWPSWYEMALYYTAHLEWFQKYLGGGGPPWTTEQFLRNQVFEAKTGRRLVSEPEALGDRPGMMDKKHDDEKAPRNPQGKPDRKP; via the coding sequence ATGAAACGACAACTGATCTTACTGGCACTCTTACTGGTTCTGCCGCTGGGCGCGGCGCAGGCGCAAAAGCGCGCCTTCAGCATCGAAGACCTCTACCGCGTCAAAGCGATCCCGGACGTGCATCTGTCGCCGGATGGCCGGACGATTCTCTACACGGTTTCGACCTCGGATTTGGCGCGCGCCAAACGGCTGACGCAAATCTGGCTGATGGATGCCGATGGGCGCAATGCCCGGCAGATCACGCAGGGCGACAAGAGCTCCAGCTCGCCCGTCTATTCGCCCGATGGTCGCTGGATCGCCTTCATCAGCGACCGCGACGGCAGCCCGAATCTTTATGTAATGGCGGCTACAGGCGGCGAAGCGCGTCGCGTCACCAACATCTCGACCGGGGTGGCCGACCCGCTGTGGTCGCCTGACGGCAAATGGCTCGCCTTCTCAACCGATGTCTATCCCGAATGCAATGGCGACGACGCCTGCAACAAGCGCATCGCCGAAGCCTGGTCGAACGGCCCGCTAAAGGCGCACATGGCCGATTCGCTGCTTTATCGCCACTGGACGGATTGGAAAGACGGGATGCGCACCCACGTCTTTCTGGCGGACGTCGCATCGGGCGGCGTGCGCGACCTGACGCCGGGCGATTACGATTCGCCGACCTTTCAGCTCGGCGGCCCCTTGCAGTACGACTTCTCGCCGGACGGCGCGGAATTCGTTTACGTTTCAAACCACGATAAGACTCCTGCATCTTCGACCAACAACGATCTCTGGCTGATCTCGCTAAAAGACCGGTCGGCACCGCCGCGCAACATCACGGCGTCGAACCCGGCTTTCGATGGCAGCCCCAAGTATTCGCCCGATGGCCGCTACATCGCTTATCGCATGCAGCGACAGCCGGCTTATGAATCCGACCTCTTCCGCCTGGCGCTTTATGATCGCAAGAGCGGTCAGTCAACCGTGCTGACCGAAGATTACCGCGACTGGATCGAAGATTATCAGTGGGCGGAGGATTCGCGGACGATCTATTTCTCCGGCCCGCTCAAAGGTAATCAGCCGATTCAGCGGCTCGACATCAACTCGCGCGCCATCAAGCCGGTGCTCACGGACGCGACGATTCTCGCCTCAGACATTAATGGCGGCCGCCTGGTCTACGCGCGCAGCGCCGTCGGCTCGCCGGTCGAAATCTATGGCGCGAACATCAGCAACGGCGCGGCGACGACGCCCGTGCGACTCACCAACATCAACGAGGCGCTCGCCAGCGAAGTCGACATTCGCCCGGCAGAGCAGATGTGGGTCGAAGGCGCCGACGGCCAAAAGGTTCACGTCTTCGTCGTCAAGCCGCACAACTTCGACCCGTCGAAAAAGTATCCGCTGATCATCAACGTGCATGGCGGGCCGCAGTCGCAATGGTCGGACGCCTTTCGCGGTGACTGGCAGGTCTATCCCGGCGCGGGCTATGTCGTCGCCTTCCCGAACCCGCACGGCTCGACCGGCTATGGCCAGGATTACACGGCTGAGATTTCCGGCGACTGGGGCGGCAAGGTTTATGAAGATGTGATGAAAGTCACGGACGCGCTACAGAAGCTGCCGTACGTTGATGCCAACCGCATGGGCGCAATGGGCTGGTCGTATGGCGGCTACTTCATGAACTGGGTCGAAGGCCACACGGATCGTTACAAAGCGATTGCGACGATGATGGGTCTCTTCGACCTGAAAGCGATGTTCGGCGCGACCGAAGAGCTCTGGTTCCCGGAGTGGGATTTGAAGGGCCAGCCGTGGAATTCGGATTTGTATGAGAAGTGGTCGCCGTCGAATTATGTGCAGAACTTCAAGACGCCGTGCCTGGTGATCAGCGGCGAGCGCGATTACCGCGTGCCGTACACGCAGTCGCTTGAGATGTTCACGGCGCTGCAAAAGATGGGAGTGCCGTCGCGCCTGATCATCTACGCCAACGCCGGCCACTGGCCGAGCTGGTACGAGATGGCGCTCTACTACACGGCGCACCTCGAATGGTTCCAGAAGTACCTCGGCGGCGGCGGCCCGCCGTGGACGACCGAGCAGTTCTTGCGCAATCAGGTGTTCGAGGCGAAGACCGGCAGGCGGCTGGTGAGCGAGCCCGAAGCCCTCGGCGACCGTCCCGGCATGATGGACAAAAAGCACGACGACGAGAAAGCGCCGCGCAATCCGCAGGGCAAGCCCGACCGCAAGCCATAA
- a CDS encoding SDR family oxidoreductase: protein MSDTANMQGKVCIVTGANSGIGRITALELARQGAQVVMVCRDRARGEAAMAGIKQATGNDRIELMLCDLSSQADIHRFAHEFRATHPRLDVLVNNAGVYLRKRATTVDGLETTFATNHLGYFLLTNLLLDLLKRSAPSRVVNVASGAHASGHINFDNLQGEQQYSGVRAYCHSKLANILFTRELARRLKGTGVTVNSLHPGAVATGIFRALPKPLEAIIKLVTMSPEKGAQTSVYLASSPAVEATTGKYFVRCAEVLPSAEARDDDVAQRLWAESARLTGLKADAVNH from the coding sequence ATGAGCGACACCGCGAATATGCAGGGCAAAGTTTGCATCGTCACCGGCGCCAACAGCGGCATAGGCCGTATCACGGCGCTTGAGCTGGCGCGGCAGGGCGCGCAAGTCGTGATGGTCTGCCGCGACCGCGCGCGTGGCGAAGCCGCGATGGCGGGGATTAAACAGGCGACCGGCAATGACCGCATCGAGCTGATGCTTTGCGACCTGTCATCGCAAGCTGACATTCATCGCTTTGCCCATGAGTTCAGAGCGACGCACCCGCGCTTGGACGTGCTGGTCAACAACGCCGGCGTCTATCTGCGTAAGCGCGCGACGACCGTTGACGGATTGGAAACGACGTTTGCCACAAATCACCTCGGCTACTTTCTGCTGACCAACCTGCTGCTCGACTTGCTGAAGCGGAGCGCGCCGTCGCGCGTCGTCAACGTCGCGTCGGGCGCGCACGCCAGCGGTCACATCAACTTTGACAACCTGCAAGGCGAGCAGCAGTACAGCGGCGTCCGGGCTTATTGTCACTCGAAGCTGGCAAACATCCTGTTCACGCGCGAGCTGGCGCGGCGGCTCAAGGGCACGGGCGTGACGGTCAACTCTCTGCACCCGGGCGCGGTCGCCACCGGCATCTTTCGCGCCCTGCCGAAACCCCTCGAAGCGATCATCAAGCTCGTTACGATGAGTCCCGAAAAAGGCGCGCAGACTTCCGTTTATCTGGCCAGCTCGCCGGCGGTCGAAGCCACCACCGGCAAGTATTTCGTCCGCTGCGCCGAAGTCCTGCCGTCAGCCGAAGCGCGGGACGACGACGTGGCGCAACGATTGTGGGCCGAAAGCGCACGGCTCACCGGTTTGAAAGCTGACGCGGTCAATCATTGA
- a CDS encoding aminotransferase class I/II-fold pyridoxal phosphate-dependent enzyme gives MAEYDRIETKIIHAGEVSPRIHGAVAMPIFQSAMFEYAGETSYHDIKYIRLNNTPNHQVLHEKLAALENAEAALVTASGMAAISTTLLTVLGAGDHLLAQDCLYGGTHDLLTKDFARFGLSYDFIGDDPDSWEARLRPNTRAIYVEAMTNPTLQVADLKAVVRFAKAHGLVTIIDNTFASPINFRPAEVGFDLSLHSGTKYLNGHSDIVAGAVVGSRDLIEKITHKLNHLGGSMDPHAAFLLHRGMKTLALRVRYQNDSALRLAQFLEKHPRVTHVNYAGLESHPQHGRARELFAGFGGVLSFEVEGGIEAADRVTRRVHLPIVAPSLGGVETLITRPATTSHSGMAPADRARLGISDSLIRVSVGIEAPEDLIADFEQALGD, from the coding sequence ATGGCGGAATACGACCGCATCGAAACCAAGATCATTCACGCCGGCGAAGTCTCGCCGCGCATCCACGGCGCGGTGGCCATGCCGATCTTTCAATCGGCAATGTTCGAGTACGCCGGCGAGACCAGTTATCACGACATCAAATACATTCGCCTGAACAACACCCCGAACCACCAGGTGCTGCACGAGAAACTGGCGGCGCTCGAAAACGCCGAAGCCGCACTGGTCACGGCAAGCGGCATGGCGGCGATTTCGACAACGTTGCTTACAGTGCTTGGGGCAGGCGATCATCTGCTGGCGCAGGATTGTCTCTACGGCGGCACGCACGACCTGCTGACCAAAGACTTCGCGCGCTTCGGCCTCAGCTATGACTTCATCGGTGACGACCCGGATTCGTGGGAAGCCCGGCTGCGGCCCAACACCCGCGCCATCTACGTCGAAGCCATGACGAACCCGACCTTGCAGGTCGCCGATCTGAAGGCGGTCGTGCGTTTTGCCAAAGCCCACGGCCTGGTGACGATCATTGATAACACCTTCGCCAGCCCGATCAACTTTCGCCCGGCAGAGGTTGGCTTTGATCTCTCGCTGCACAGCGGCACCAAATACCTGAATGGCCATTCGGACATCGTCGCCGGCGCGGTCGTCGGCAGCCGCGACTTAATCGAAAAGATCACGCACAAGCTCAACCACCTGGGCGGCTCGATGGACCCGCACGCCGCCTTCCTGCTGCATCGCGGCATGAAGACGCTGGCCTTACGAGTGCGCTATCAAAACGACAGCGCCTTGCGGCTGGCGCAGTTTTTGGAGAAGCACCCGCGGGTCACGCACGTCAACTACGCGGGGCTTGAGAGCCACCCGCAACACGGTCGGGCGCGCGAGCTGTTCGCCGGTTTCGGCGGGGTGCTGAGCTTTGAAGTCGAGGGCGGCATCGAGGCCGCCGACCGCGTCACCAGGCGCGTCCATCTGCCCATCGTCGCGCCCAGTCTCGGCGGCGTCGAGACGTTGATCACGCGGCCCGCAACCACTTCGCATTCGGGAATGGCGCCGGCGGACCGGGCGCGGCTCGGCATCTCCGACAGCCTGATCCGCGTTTCGGTCGGCATCGAAGCGCCCGAAGACTTGATCGCCGATTTCGAGCAGGCGCTGGGAGATTGA
- a CDS encoding dienelactone hydrolase family protein: protein MRKAFVVVVGVLLAAGAAYAQDSHAAHAEHMTVSMMAQDWAKQKLDKSPRHQEWVQVKQGSRTVNAFIVFPEVKKKATAVVVIHEIFGLSDWVRGVADQLAEAGYIAIAPDLLSGMGPQGGGSSEFADRGAVTQAVQKLPADQVTADLQAVADFVAKLPAANGKVAVGGFCWGGSQTFRFATNRPSLVAAFVFYGTGPDNAEAIARIKAPVYGFYGGNDARVTATVAKSTDLMKAAGKKYEPVTYEGAGHGFMRSGEDPTATDANKEANKKAHDEAWTRWKAILKKL, encoded by the coding sequence ATGAGAAAGGCTTTCGTTGTTGTCGTGGGGGTGTTGCTGGCGGCGGGCGCGGCCTACGCGCAGGACTCGCACGCCGCCCACGCCGAGCACATGACGGTTTCGATGATGGCGCAGGACTGGGCCAAGCAGAAGCTCGACAAGTCGCCGCGCCATCAGGAATGGGTGCAGGTCAAGCAGGGCAGCCGCACCGTCAACGCGTTCATCGTCTTTCCCGAAGTGAAGAAGAAAGCGACGGCGGTGGTCGTCATTCATGAAATCTTTGGCCTATCGGACTGGGTGCGCGGCGTCGCCGATCAACTGGCCGAAGCCGGTTACATCGCTATTGCCCCCGACTTGCTGTCGGGCATGGGGCCGCAGGGCGGCGGGTCGAGCGAATTTGCCGACCGCGGCGCTGTCACCCAGGCGGTCCAGAAGCTGCCTGCGGATCAGGTGACGGCGGACTTGCAGGCGGTGGCCGATTTCGTCGCCAAGCTGCCGGCGGCCAATGGCAAGGTCGCGGTAGGGGGCTTCTGCTGGGGCGGCAGCCAGACCTTCCGCTTTGCCACCAACCGGCCCAGCCTTGTCGCGGCGTTCGTCTTCTACGGCACAGGCCCGGACAATGCCGAAGCCATCGCCCGGATCAAAGCGCCGGTCTATGGCTTCTATGGCGGCAACGATGCGCGAGTGACGGCGACGGTGGCCAAGAGCACGGACCTGATGAAAGCGGCAGGCAAGAAGTACGAGCCGGTGACCTATGAAGGCGCAGGCCACGGCTTCATGCGCTCGGGCGAAGACCCGACCGCAACCGATGCCAACAAGGAGGCGAACAAGAAAGCGCACGACGAAGCCTGGACGCGCTGGAAAGCCATCCTCAAGAAGCTCTGA
- a CDS encoding Uma2 family endonuclease, protein MMAAYPKDFPRHHYTLEEYFALEHASDARYEYWDGDILCMSGGTARHYTISDNLFLKLTSLVQGQNCRAFSGAVPIQTPSLPPYRYPDASVVYGKPVFVNISGIDALTNPILVIEVLSPGTEQFDKTAKRDAYQKLASLKEYLIVAQDAPHITRYHRQGRRWLRQDFSDLKASLDLTSINNQMLIADIYAGITFD, encoded by the coding sequence ATGATGGCCGCATACCCGAAAGATTTTCCGCGCCACCACTACACGCTGGAGGAATACTTTGCCCTCGAACATGCCAGCGACGCGCGCTACGAATACTGGGATGGCGACATCCTCTGCATGAGTGGCGGCACCGCGCGCCATTACACAATCAGCGACAATCTTTTCCTCAAATTGACAAGCTTAGTGCAAGGCCAGAATTGCCGAGCATTCAGTGGCGCTGTGCCGATTCAAACGCCGTCGTTACCGCCTTACCGTTACCCTGATGCCAGCGTCGTCTACGGCAAGCCGGTCTTTGTCAACATCAGCGGCATTGACGCGCTGACCAATCCCATTCTCGTCATCGAAGTCCTCTCGCCCGGCACCGAGCAGTTTGATAAAACGGCGAAACGGGACGCCTACCAAAAGCTTGCGAGTCTCAAGGAATATCTGATCGTTGCCCAGGACGCACCGCACATCACTCGATACCATCGTCAGGGCCGCCGCTGGCTGCGCCAGGACTTCAGCGACCTGAAGGCATCGCTTGACCTCACCTCGATCAACAATCAGATGCTGATTGCCGACATCTATGCAGGCATCACGTTCGATTAA